In Cucurbita pepo subsp. pepo cultivar mu-cu-16 chromosome LG10, ASM280686v2, whole genome shotgun sequence, the DNA window acattaattaatttcaatattccaattccaacattttacattttacattttacattttatcTTGAAGAATATATTGTCATGataatgtttgttttattattaagatAACTATGCTCACATTTATGGTTATGTATAacttatataataattttctaaagcaactttttatatttgttatttgttgTTGGAAATTTTGGATATAAACGACAAGTCTTNaaaaaaaaaaaaaaaaaaaaaaaaaaaaaaaaaaaaaaaaaaaaaaaaaaaaaaaaaaaaaaaaacaataaaatcatCTCGTGAGCGTCTCAAGACgtaacttaaaatataatcaaGTTTTCAAAAAAGAGGGACCTAGCCCTTGTCATTGGCCTTAGCCGAGGAGGTCGATGACAAGGGCTAGGTCGAGCTATAAGACCTACTTCTTGTAGAACCCCTATCCAAGGCGCCATCAGTTGACATGCTTTCCTTCTCTATTCAAATtagggaggaaaacgaagaaattcTAGATCTAACTCctataaatatattgttttaacCGGGTGAAAAGAAGCTAAATTTCATTCCCTAAAATTGACTTCTACTATGATATAGACTATGATATGGTCCATTGTAAggttagaattagattacttTCTTCCATAATTAAAGTCTCTTTctacaaaatttggatcaactaACAGATAAGACCAGAATTAGATTAACCGATTTCTTCCATAATTAAAGTCTCTTTctacaaaatttggatcaagaCCAGAATTAGATTAACCGATTTCTTCCATAATTAAAGTCTCTTTctacaaaatttggattaaCTAACAGATAAGACCAGAATTAGATTAACCGATCATATAGAAGCAAGAATTGCTTAGAtttcttgaaacttagaaatgacaaaattgatgcttggatttctaagggaaacgtctcagtttgagatctcaatttcattcatccatCAATCtcattttacataacatattgtgggtatttatagtctccattatttattcatcacatttttacataacatattttgGGTATTTAAGTCTCCGTGATTTATTAATGACAACATtgatgctcgaatttctaTAGTCACCGTTATTTATTCATCatatttttacataacatattatgggtatttatagtctccgtGATTTATTAATGACAAAATtgatgctcgaatttctaagggaaacgtctcaatgtgagatctcgaCTTCATTTATCCACTAATCTCATTTTTACGTAACATAttatgggtatttatagtctctgTGATTTGTTTCCGATCctctttaatctccacaaaacgaagtaaaattataatatatttcaacACATGGACGTGATAGATTCGAACTCAGTTCCCATTTGGAATACCATCATTCTTATCCTTGTTCcgaatattatttgtttattttttttaaagaatttttataAACGTCTTGTTTAGAATATGATAGAAGTATGAGAAAgggtttgaatttttgaaaaatattttgNaaaaaaaaaaaaaaaaaaaaaaaaaggaaattttgagcACATGGTTTGTGCAGAAAGAAGGTATCTGTGGAGGAAAGGTGGCAAGGGAAGCGGGTGAACGTCAGGCACATACCAACCCATGCGGCGGCCCTCTGCGGCAAAGCCCCAACGCCCACGCGGTGCGGGGCCTCCCCTGTCGCCATCTTCTAATAACTCTCATTTCAATCCCACTTGGATTAGTGTAATTCAAATCATATCCTTTTCACCAACATTTCATTTGAATCCCATTTGGTTTAATCCTTTCAACTTCTACTCTCTTCAACTCCAACTTTACTCCATCTCTTTCACATGATATGGGCCTTAGCCAAGAGGGAAGTTAATGACCTCCACAACATGCAAAGATAATCCGTGAACTAGGGGCGAGAAATCCTTGTTTGAAAATGAACGAGGGCGTGTCACAGAAATTTCTCCTACCTAAACGGGATTCGAGATTATATATTCCCTATTCCTGTCcgtcatttgtaacagtccaagcccattgGTAATAGATGTTTTGGCCCGCTACATATCAACCTTTTTGAGGGATGATTCGTCatttctccaaccgatatgagatctcacaatttaccccCTTGTGTGCCAGCATCGTCCCTAGCAgctattgtccactttaaaacatcattctaaaaatgttttgttcctctctccaacagaAGTGGAATCTCATAATTCTCCTACTctgattttgtatatatttgtctctttaattattttcgtacaaaaatataatatgttgtaatattaaaattaaattttttggagATGAGATTTAACGTtaaatctatttaatttattgaatttaaaaatataaaacaaaatctaaattagATTTGAGATAGAATTAAAAGATAGATAggttggaaaataaatatatatattttttcttttggtagaAATTAGATttcaataacaattaaataaagaataattgTTTCAACTAACAAAACGAcgcattttcttttcattttataattcaaccactattattaaattcatcttttcaatataaaaattaaagaaacaaaagggcaaaaaggtaaaaaacagctttttatgaaaaataaaataaaatcatttgagATTAAgctataaatttctttttgtcgTTATCCATTGTCGGATAAATCGTGGCAGCAAATGATTGGCAGTTATTGAGTGTCCCACAAAGAGGACTTACTACTCCACGTGTCATTTATCCAATCAATTCATTTGACAGCTTGAAAGtcgagaggaaaagaaaaaaaaaagaaaaaaaaaaaaaagaaatttagagagagagcgagagatCGAGGCAAATGAGAAATTCGCAGAGATTTTGAGAGAATCTgtgtttttccatttttacgGTCTTCCTTTCCTTATAAATTTGTGGGGGAAGTGGCGGTTTCTTCATCGTTTCAATTCTGCGTTCCAGCATTCCCCTGTTCTTCCCCTGTTCTTCCCCCTTCCCTTCTCTTCTCCTCTGTTTTTCCCCCATTTCCATTGCAATCTTCTTCTCTCCATTAAAGGGTTTCACCCGGAGAGGGGTTTGATTGAAGGGCTACTCCGTTTTTCACTGATTAGGatcaaaatggaaggaaagaaGCATGTGGGTGCCGAGTCCGAGTCCGAGTCCTCTTCTTCTCGCACTACTGACCCGTTTGGTTCCAAACACAGCTCCTATTCTTCCACCACTGGGATTTTTGGCTCTATATTTGCTCCTTCTTCCAAGGTATGTACCACTCTCCCATTCATTCTCATAAGGGTTTTGTTTCTATTCTTCGTTTTTCTCCATGGATTGCGATTCTGCTTGTTCTTATTCAGGTGTTAGGGAGAGACTCTCTGCTCTCTCAGGCCAAAGAGGGAGAGAGGCATTCTGTGAATGGGCCATGGATCCCCAACGCTGAAGCTCAAGGTTTGTGTTTCGTTTTAGTGTCTTTAATTTCTTAAGTTTGAAATGATTTCAAGTGTTCTGAAAAGAATTGAGAATGAAATCTCCTGAAGAGCTATTCATAACCAAGGCTTCATACTTGCAATATCCAATGATTCTGAGCCAGTTTCTGATTGCTTACACATGAACTTTGTTCTGAAAATTGCTTGATAATATTCTGTTCAAAAGATAGTTATTGAGATGTATATGCAGATGATAGTGGTAGTCATAGACAAAAGGAGAGACAGGAGAAGAAGGATAAAGACATGAGTGCCATTTATCAGGAACAAGGAGCTCAACCATGTCATCTTAGCTCATCAATCTATTATGGTGGCCAAGACGTTTATGCTCATCCTCAGAATTCCCACTATTCCGAGGTGAACTCTGTGGTGAATGTATTAAACACATCACTTTGTAGCTTTATATCTTTCATCACATGAACATAATTCATTGCCTACTTTCAGATTTAACCAATTTCGTATCGTTTCTCATTCGTTTTTTTCGTTCATATGATCTGCTTTGACTTATTCTGGTGATATGTTTCAGTTCAAGGAGGGGGGAGAAGATGATTCTGGGAGTGCTTCAAGAGGAAATTGGTGGCAAGGTATGTGACATAGAGAAAGATGTTGAAACTTATCTTTCATTCAAATACTCATATTTTGTTACCATTCCTTGTTTCAGGGTCTCTCTATTACTAGACCACCAAACTCCACAAGCTCTCCTTAGAATTTCAAAGTTAGTTCGAGTATCTTATATCAGTTTCTTATCGAGCTTTCGTTCAAATTTGATTCGATCGATATCTTCACGAAGCTAAGATGGTGTGATTGGTTTGTATATCAGGTTAATATGCAGGTACATAGGATCATAGAGCTGAAGAACTACTTCTACTTCAACTCTTATTGTATGAAGGTAGACGCGAGCGAGATCGTTGTGAGAAAAAGCTGGTTGTCGTTCTCCAGCCGAAACAACAGAATCTCTTTTAAGTGAATTATTAATAGTTATAAGCATCTTTCTCAATTTTACTGTAAAGAATGCTGCTACTGCTGGCTGCTtctgtttgttgttgttgtttaaaCCTCCATAAAGGAGATCTGGGTTGCTGTTTGTTTGTTAGTATCACATTGGAAACTGAATCGAAATCTTGAATATACATATATCTTTCTCAGAATGAACATGGGAAAAATCTCCggttttctttccttttattcctTGGAAAGCCAAACAAGGCTCAAGTTATCCGAGTTAAGGATATCTTGACACAGTTGTATGGTCGAATCTAtcagatcctacatcggttgaaaagagaacgaagcatcctttataagggtttggaaatctcttcctagcagacaaCTTTTAAACCTCGAGAATAAACTCGATaggaaaagctaaaaaaaaagacagatGATGGGATGGGGACAGACAGAGATTCTGCTGCCATAATTGTTGGAAGTGTTTGATGTTACTTTTGGTTCTGTTCTGTCCAGACCACTCATACTTCAGACAGTAAATAATGTGAAACCAACATCATCAATGAATCTTacgttaattttttattacctttttgtttcataGTAAACATGGGTTAGTCAAGAAGGAGATAGATGAAGCATTTGATTCCTCATATTGACAGTCATTCACACTTCATCAACACAAATACACCTCAATCTGAAGAGAAATATACATCTTCTTATGCCTACAAAATGAAATGCAGAAAAGTGATAATTCAAGTGGAAAAAAACATACAGCCATCAATCTTAGCTTCCTCAAAACCATCCTTGGATTTCACTCGTCCGCAACCGATCCCTGTCTGGGTGAGCTTGCTACTCCTCCCCGGTACTGAGTGTCGAGTTTTGAGTTTGTGAACGACTCGGGTTTTTCGATTTTATTGCTGAATTCTTTTCCTCCTCTCGCTTCAACACTAAGATAGTCGGTTAAAACCTTTTTTACTCCAAACCCGCGCTGGGGAATCTTGGTGCCGGGAATGAGCGGCGACCTTTCTCCCTTAGCAGGGCTGGCTGATTGTGCAGGTGAAAAGCTTGGAGTGGCAAAGGGTGTTTTATATGGAGTTCCAGAAACGGGCACTGAAAAATGCAATGGGCTGTTCTTGTGAGAAATCACACCAAGTTTAGATATAGATGATGAGAGTTGATCCGAATGCTTTGTGAGATCATCCACGTAAAGCAAATCATCGATACGTGCAACGACGTTGAATGCTAGACTCTCTAAAACTCGAGAGTAGCTCTCTAAGATGGATTTCCCGACATcctaaattacaaaaacaagTGTTATCTACTCAAGTTACTATGGGTTAACTGATATGAAAGCTTACAGAATTGCAGTAGGGACAGACCTTATTGTACTGGATCTTGCTCATATCCAGGGTTGTCTGTGGAAGACCAGGAAACCGTTGCTTCAAGCAAAGTAGTAGAGTCTCTGCTCTCTCTGCAAGCAACTCCCGTTTTTCGGAGTCGACCATCAGCTCCTTGACCATTTCCCACGACGATTTCGAACTTTGTTTGGTCGAGTTCGTGGCAGGTTTTGAGTTTGTTTTTCTCCGCCATACATAGAACGAAGCCTCAACCCGGTTAGCAATCTCTATAGCTTGATGTTCAGAAGACATTTCAAGGCAATCAAGCAAACATTCAGGAGAGAACTGGTCCGACGAAATATATCGATATATAAGATCACCCAAACAAGCTCTTCCATTCTGTAATCAAGTAGGATTATAAATAAGCAAATCATACTGCTTTCGATATCAGAATCATAGCCGTTTTCGCATTTCATACCTTCGGTAAGGCTTCAAGATATGGTTCAGGAATTTCAAGATCAGCCAGAGTCGTACTGTTAATCGCCATTGCAGCTTTTAGTATCTGGTTTGTGCTCTCGCGCTTGTGTTGCAATTGCCTTCTTGAGTCTTCACGGAGACCATCGGGAGGGACTCGAGGAACAGGAAGCCaccattttccttcttgaCGCTGTAGTGCTCTTTTGAGAGAGGACGACCCATCAGTCTCATGGGCCAGTATCCCTTGATCAACATACCAGAACTCACAATCTTCAAAACTATCTAATATTTCCTGCAAAAAGAGTGTTTTGCAAAATTTAGAACAGATCTCACAGTTCATGGTATTGGAACACAAGCTAGTGAGTGTTGAGAATCATACAAGAAGCATGTTGTCCAATTTTCTAAGAGCAGGAAGATTAACATAGAGATCCGAGCGTGGTCTGCACGCCATAACCTGCAAGATCATAAGAAACCATCAGAAAATTGATGCAAGcatttaaattgtaaattgtaacgatccaagcccaccactaacatatattgttctctttgagctttccctttcgggtttctcctcaaggtttttaaaacgcgtctgctagggagaatgtttcgttctcctctccaaccaatgtgggatctaacatAAATTCTCTCGGTTTCACATTCTTACGATGGTATTGAACAAAAAATCCAACTCTAATAGTGAATCCAAACGAGATTTGAAGTTCTAAGTACCTCGAGCTTGCTTCCATCAGGAAACGTTTGCCAAGTAGGCGTTAGTTcgacaatgtgatcactaacaCAAAGAAGCCAATCCATCTCCCTTCTCCACATCACTTTCTTCTCTGATGGAAGAGGCTCTAATCTCCATAGTTGCCCAAACAGAGTGGCTATGACAAGGGGAAGGGGCATCAATATTAGACACACTGGAAGCATAGCAGTTAAGGCAATGAgtgagacagagacagagacaaaGACAAAGCATACCACAAAGATTGGTAATGGCATTAGATATAGCCAATGCTGTACAAACCCCATTTCCACAGCCTGACATATCTTCTCCAAGCAGCAGTTTTGAAAATCTTTCCTTCATCATTTCAATCTCTATAACCCCATAAACCACAAACAAATCAACACAGTTTTCAACAAGAAACCCCATAAAGAAAAGAGGGTCTAAATTACCTGATGATGAGGACACTTTCTTCTCCAGCTTCCTATTATCAGCACCATTAGCTCTGATGCAATCGGGTCCCTCAGCAAATCGAGTGGACCAACTCAATGGAGAAAGGGAAGATGACTCCTCAGAACCACTGTGACTGTGCTCCTCCTCCTCAAGCCCTGTGGTTTCTGATGTAAGAAAATCAGAGCTGGAACTACTCTCACGCCCATGTTCTTCAATCAAATGGCCAAGCGTCTCATTTTCAGGCACAATGTGGCCAATGCTTAAGCCTTTTCCACTCACACTCTCTTCCATTACAATTTCCCCTCCTCAATCACAACCATAGCACAAAAACAGAGCAACCCACTTCGATTCCACCCACTCGAACCCCAAAACCAAGCTCTAAACACAAACTTCAAAGGAGATTCCAGCACCCAGAAAgctaaatcaaagaaaatgggGCCACGATTCCGCGAAAAATGGGGTGGGTTTCGTTAGATATAAGCAGAACCCAAAAGGTTTGATCCCAAATCAAGCATGCCCAAGATAATGAAAAGGGTATGAATGTATAAACGGttgaatcaaataaagaaaggaaagaggtCGGTGAATTGAAACAGAGGTGGAAGTCATGATTAGTGTGAGTGGATCAAACACATGAagtgagagaggagaagggGAGGCGCTGTCCGCCATTGATATTTATGAGAGCTGGACAAAGCATCCATGGTCCCAAGACTTTAAGCAGACACTAAGATGGCGGTGACCCTGTGTGTGTCTGAAGGCTGTAGCTTTGCCTTGCCTTCCTTAAACGAGGGTTCTTGAATCATACATGTTGTATAGCCATTAAAATAACCTTTGgggtttcaaaattataataaaataactttcATCGCCTCCAGTTTTACAATTTCCCTTATTATTCCCTTTCTTCCAactctaatttaaatttttctttaaaaatatttatcaacTTTCAAAAACAACCTTAATATcctcaaattttttgaaaaaaaaaaattagaaagtttgaagatgaTCTACAAGATGTTAGAGAGACGatttttatctatatattGACGTTAACAatttcttaattcttttttataaatgttaaGGATGTTAATTCTccgtttaaaataaaaaagttaaagaagataaagttaataaaatgaaaatgatatttagaaaactgaaaaatgaagaaaagaatatatagttaaaatctaaaatataaagCAACCAAATGATTTGGCATTTGGTAAGTACTCTACATATGAAGCAAACCctaaaaagagtaaaaaaacaaagaaacaaaatttaaaaagaagtGGTGGTTGTAGTTGAAATATGGAACCCTAGTTTTGGTTGCTTTAATTTGGTACctactcctttttcttttatctttcctTACAAGATTTGTTTGGCTTAACTCGATCTACCCGACCCAATCACCAAATTTAAAGTCTTATCATTTCGATTAATCTAACGACTTTTAAATCTAACATATAACATAAACGTCCTGTTGGGCCAACTCAATTTGTGATATCtgttcctagtagacgcattttaaaactttgaggaaaaaTTCGAATggaaaaatacaatatttactagtggtgagcttgagccattacaaatgaaATTAGTACCAAACTCCGAGtcgtgtgtcagcgaggacgttggcctcCAAAAGGGAGTgaactgtgagatcctatattcattgaagagaggaacgaaacctTTCTTAAAACTATGAtggaaagtctaaaaatgacaaattttGTTACACaattgataaaaattaattgatgcACATAAGCTATTAAATGTTCATTAGCTCCGTGTTtaattaactatatatatatatataaataagtcaaaattttaaattttaaattttatttctaaactaaaattaatattttgatgatattgtCGATCATAACTCTCTAATTTTCGtaacttttaactttaaaaaatttattcacGAAcgtgaataatttatttatatttcattctctattCTTTTCTCCTactattttgttctccttttaATTTACTCCACATACATTTATTATCAAATAAGTTATATTAATACcctaaattaaaagtatacATTCAAGATGAAATAATCCCtacaaaaatcattattaaGCTATGGTTGGAACGACCAATCAACTTGTGCACCTTCGTAACCTATTAATAAATTCTATTTGCAGGCGAATTTgtgagttgacattttttttgttgagtcaataaaaaaattcacttttaagattattaggAAAATTAACATGGGTAGTAGTTATGataacctaacccaactcaacccgtGAATTATGAACTCTATTTGGATTGTTAGGGCACCAACTCAAGTGCATCTCCACGACCTCatgaaaaaatgagagaaaaaatcaACTAAGACCCGAACATTAGGTGTACATGAGGTTCTAGGGATGCACTCGGAGTTGATTAAATGGGCCTCAATTAACTCACcattattatgattataaataggGTTAATTAAGAAAGGGAAGAACTTGTTGATGTTGGGTATTAAAAACTACTAATCTTTGTATTTACTTCAAAGAAAATGGGGGAAGAATTGCAGGTGTTTGGTAGCCATGTGAGTCCCTTTAGTCGGCGAGTGGAGTTGGCTCTCCAACTCAAAGCCATACCATACCAATATATTGAGGAAGACATACCCAAAAAGAGCCATTTGCTTCTCAAATACAACCCACTTTACAAGAAGGTGCCCGTCCTCGTCCACAATGGAATACCCCTTGTAGAGTCTCTTATCATCCTCGAATATATCGATGAAAATTGGAAAACTAACCCTATATTGCCCCAACATCCTCGTGAAAGAGCTCGAGAAAGGTTTCTCGCCAAGTATATCGATGACAAGGTAACATAATTTGGATCCTATCATTTTAACTCTCGAAAACACAatgaaatgaataattaaagtGGAAAGAAACCAAATAAACACACGGTtagacattattttttaactattcatgacaagaaatgtttcgttttcgttTTTTGGGCTTCTCTTTAAGGTTTTAATATGTGTCagtgagaggtttctaccTCTTATCCGTGACgaagacattttaaaactttgaggagaagtctagaagataaagttcaaataggacaatatctgctagtgtaggcttgggctgttacaaatggtattagagccagctACCGGAtcgtgtgccagcgagaacgttgggccccaagaggtagattgtaagatcccgcgttgattgaagaggagaataaaacatttattaaaatgcgTGGAAACATTTCCCATGTTGAGCTAGAATTCCTCCCCAAAACTTGTGTAAACTTGGGTCTTTCATTCGGGCCCTCTTGAAGATGGGCACCTCGAGGCCAATGATACCCCACCCATGTGATTAAGACCTATAGACCCCACCCTTCGTATGGTTACAGGTCCGGTCCTTGTTGGAGCGTAGTAATTAGTAGGTGATCAAAGACCAGTAGCAAATTCATATACTGACCTTAGTGATATATCGGTGAATGAGAAGGATTAATAACATCTTTATGTAAAACCTAAATGAGTTACAAATCAAACTTATTGACTCATAGTTCacacttttgattttgttggttAAGGTGTTTCGTTCGTGGATCAAAGCCGCTAGAAGCGGAAGAGAAGGGAGAGAGAAGGCTGTAGAGGAAGCATGCAAAGCATTGGAACCACTTGAAAATGAGCTTAAAAGCAACAAGTTCTTCGGAGGAGACAGCATTGGGTTGGTGGACATCGTTGGCATCTTCGTAGGCTACTGGATTCCTGTCATGCAACAGGCTCTCGGGTTTCAGATTCTGACCACCCACAGGTTTCCAAAGCTAACCAAATGGAGCCAAGAGCTTTTGAAGCATAGCGTTGTGAACCAGGCTCTGCCTCCAAAACATGATCTTTCTTCTTATATTCAAGCTCGTTATCCACACAACCTCGGCTCTAAGCTGTGAGGGCCTGGCTGATGGTTCGATTTGTTGGGATATGTAACCAGATACCTACATCCGagatatatttggtaaagatcTATATATATGTGGTAGATATTTGATAAAGAttttgatagagatatattggttagattatatttttagtaaattgaaaccatatatatacgaTTAGCGAGTTCTCTCACAATgtccttttcttcattctcgttattctattttgttgtaatactgaagtcatcaataataaaacttttaactcaacatcaataataaaaactttagtcaatattcctctttgtattttctctctcttgttctttatgttcacttgatcgagtgtgtgcattgttgaacgatcctaacaattggtattagagctaacaactggtatcgatcctaacaactggtattaGAGCGAGACGAGATTCACCACGatttgtgaagatggaaatttcaaagattggaattgaaaagtttgatggatccgatttcaaTTTCTgtgaattgaagaaaagtatcggaacaacgaagcaagtgggagttgaggttgagttacAGAACAATTCACAGAATGATGTtatagcagatactcaagaaactcttgAGACTattgctgaggaaccagatgtgaagcaagtgggagttgaggttgagttgctgaaagattcatctagtgatgttgtagctgatactcaagaaactcctgagactattGCTGAATAACCAAAAGaggagcaagtgacacctgagcAGGTGTTGAAAAGATCATCCAGAGTCATCAGAGTAGATAGGTATGTACCTTCTTTACACTATCGGTTGGTGACTGACGAAGGGGAACGAAAGCCgcttgatgaggccctacaatTGGAGGATACACCCAAGTGGGAGCAAACTatggatgatgggatgtctaggcttcagaaaaatgcgttgctctttcatctgcTGAGGCTGAGTATGTGGCATCAGCTGGAAAAGAAATGATATGGATGatagactatctagaagaattaggcaatGAGTATGTGGCATCAGCTGGAAAAGAAATGATATGGATGatagactatctagaagaattaggcaagaAGCAGCACGAGAAAATTCTTCAGGTAGATAGTTAGAGTGTCATGCAGTTGGCaaggaacccggtctatcattcaaataaaaaaacacataaggtaataccatttcactcggagGTTAGtagaagatggtgatgtgtttggagaagatagagggtgcaaagaaccCAACAAACATTTTGTATTGATGTTGGaacattgaggttgtgcaaaaccTCAAGTGGTATGGTATTGataatgaaattcttggttgactggatCTGTCTAATAGTGgaagatatttcgtaaagatcTTGAGATGGTTGGGATAGGTAACTTATGACTGATAGAATTATATTTGAGAGATATTTAGTAaagattatatatttgaaagatatTTGGTGAAGATGAGATATACACGTAGATATTTGGTTAAGATTTGATAGGGATAGATCGTAATCTTTGAAacctatatttagtaaattgaaatcatatatatccactgcttttaaaatgtaattttcttGATTCCGTTATTCGATCTTGTTGTAtagaagtcatcaataaactTTTAGACAATATTCttccttgtattttctctctcctacttccttgtattttctctctcctattctttagttcatcttgatcgagtgtgggCGTtgcaattggtatcagagctaacaactgatatcgatcctaacacaaTTATTCTATTCAGAGCTAACAActgatatcgatcctaacacaaTTATTCTATTCATTGAATCAGagaattgataaaaaaattagccAACCAAAAAGTTACCTAAATTGGGTGTCTTTTGAAATATTCAGAGtgtaagagaaaagaaagaaaacaattagTATCCGAGCTAACAACCGATATTGATACTATCATGATTATTGTATTCACTCCATCAGAGAATTGATGAATGACAAAGACAGAGTGTTCTAGAGATGAATGGATAACCTTTGGCCAACCAAAAAGTTGCCTAAATTGAGTGTCTTTTGGAATATTAATAGAGTAGGAGAAAGAAAACTTTATTAGTGTTAGATGCtgaatatgatattgtctactttgaacataagctctcatatcTTTGCTTTTCCAAACTAACTTAAAATCCTTATTTGGGAGTCCCAATCAGataagaataaatattaattgtaTTGAATCAGATCGCAGTTCATCATCCATTTTCATGGAGCTTTCTCATACCCATCATGTCctcctttttccctttccGGCCAAAGGCCACATCAAACCCTTCTTCTCTCTCGCCCAGCTCCTCTGCAACGC includes these proteins:
- the LOC111804510 gene encoding probable glutathione S-transferase, with the protein product MGEELQVFGSHVSPFSRRVELALQLKAIPYQYIEEDIPKKSHLLLKYNPLYKKVPVLVHNGIPLVESLIILEYIDENWKTNPILPQHPRERARERFLAKYIDDKVFRSWIKAARSGREGREKAVEEACKALEPLENELKSNKFFGGDSIGLVDIVGIFVGYWIPVMQQALGFQILTTHRFPKLTKWSQELLKHSVVNQALPPKHDLSSYIQARYPHNLGSKL
- the LOC111804019 gene encoding uncharacterized protein LOC111804019, coding for MEGKKHVGAESESESSSSRTTDPFGSKHSSYSSTTGIFGSIFAPSSKVLGRDSLLSQAKEGERHSVNGPWIPNAEAQDDSGSHRQKERQEKKDKDMSAIYQEQGAQPCHLSSSIYYGGQDVYAHPQNSHYSEFKEGGEDDSGSASRGNWWQGSLYY
- the LOC111804457 gene encoding rop guanine nucleotide exchange factor 7-like → MEESVSGKGLSIGHIVPENETLGHLIEEHGRESSSSSDFLTSETTGLEEEEHSHSGSEESSSLSPLSWSTRFAEGPDCIRANGADNRKLEKKVSSSSEIEMMKERFSKLLLGEDMSGCGNGVCTALAISNAITNLCATLFGQLWRLEPLPSEKKVMWRREMDWLLCVSDHIVELTPTWQTFPDGSKLEVMACRPRSDLYVNLPALRKLDNMLLEILDSFEDCEFWYVDQGILAHETDGSSSLKRALQRQEGKWWLPVPRVPPDGLREDSRRQLQHKRESTNQILKAAMAINSTTLADLEIPEPYLEALPKNGRACLGDLIYRYISSDQFSPECLLDCLEMSSEHQAIEIANRVEASFYVWRRKTNSKPATNSTKQSSKSSWEMVKELMVDSEKRELLAERAETLLLCLKQRFPGLPQTTLDMSKIQYNKDVGKSILESYSRVLESLAFNVVARIDDLLYVDDLTKHSDQLSSSISKLGVISHKNSPLHFSVPVSGTPYKTPFATPSFSPAQSASPAKGERSPLIPGTKIPQRGFGVKKVLTDYLSVEARGGKEFSNKIEKPESFTNSKLDTQYRGGVASSPRQGSVADE